A genomic region of Solidesulfovibrio sp. contains the following coding sequences:
- a CDS encoding AAA family ATPase, translating into MAKIEGVRIQNFRALKNISLGKLWSQQQAEPLSPMTAVIGKNGVGKSTLFDAFGFLADCLKLGVEEACDLRGRGGFDKIRSQTTTDPIMFEIYYKEDGNARPITYELAIDLDDAGRPFVLKERLRQRRKNQKFGWPFSFLVLNKGKGVAWKGDATGQQIDEEHGDVDIDSFMGALLNNTEQEESKETEVVELEDKRKLGIATLGSLKQHPRISAFRKFIEGWYLSYFTPDAARDLSLAGPQKHLNIHGDNLANVVQFMEREHSKRFQTILNRIAEKIPGINKIDTERTPDGRLLLRFNDTGFDKPFYAQQMSDGTLKVFAYLLLLEDPSPPPFLCIQEPENGLYHKLLETLAHEFRRHATGLKGGSQVFVTTHQPYFVDALSPEEVWILEKAADGFSTIRRASDDPLVANLVQEGLPLGSLWYSDYLDAR; encoded by the coding sequence ATGGCCAAGATAGAAGGCGTTCGCATTCAAAATTTCAGGGCACTCAAAAATATTTCTTTAGGTAAATTGTGGAGTCAGCAACAAGCCGAGCCCCTCTCGCCAATGACTGCCGTTATTGGCAAGAACGGTGTAGGAAAAAGCACGCTTTTCGATGCATTTGGCTTCCTTGCTGATTGTCTCAAGCTGGGTGTCGAGGAAGCGTGTGATCTACGGGGTCGCGGCGGATTCGATAAAATTCGTTCCCAAACGACGACAGATCCCATAATGTTTGAAATTTATTACAAAGAGGATGGGAACGCTCGCCCTATTACCTATGAACTCGCCATCGATCTGGACGACGCGGGCCGTCCATTCGTCCTGAAAGAACGCCTCCGGCAAAGAAGGAAAAATCAAAAATTTGGCTGGCCTTTTTCTTTTCTTGTACTCAACAAAGGGAAAGGTGTGGCCTGGAAGGGTGACGCGACGGGACAACAGATTGATGAAGAGCATGGAGATGTTGACATTGATTCTTTTATGGGAGCTCTTCTCAACAACACAGAGCAGGAAGAAAGCAAAGAAACAGAAGTTGTCGAACTTGAGGACAAAAGGAAACTCGGCATTGCCACTCTAGGTTCACTCAAGCAGCACCCGAGAATATCCGCCTTTCGAAAATTCATCGAAGGCTGGTATCTCAGTTATTTCACACCTGACGCGGCCCGGGACCTGTCCCTGGCTGGACCACAAAAACACCTCAACATTCACGGCGACAACTTGGCTAACGTCGTGCAGTTCATGGAAAGAGAGCATAGCAAACGATTTCAAACAATATTGAACAGAATTGCCGAAAAAATTCCCGGTATAAACAAGATTGACACCGAGCGAACCCCCGATGGCCGCCTTCTTTTGCGCTTCAACGACACCGGCTTCGACAAGCCTTTCTACGCCCAGCAAATGTCCGACGGCACGCTCAAGGTCTTCGCCTACCTGCTGCTGCTGGAAGACCCCTCGCCGCCACCCTTTCTGTGCATCCAGGAGCCGGAAAACGGCCTCTACCACAAACTCCTCGAAACCCTGGCCCACGAATTCCGTAGGCACGCAACCGGCCTCAAGGGCGGCTCCCAGGTCTTCGTGACCACCCACCAGCCCTATTTCGTGGACGCCCTCTCCCCCGAGGAGGTCTGGATACTGGAAAAAGCAGCCGACGGCTTCTCCACCATCCGCCGGGCCAGCGACGATCCACTCGTGGCCAATCTCGTGCAGGAAGGCCTGCCACTCGGCAGCCTCTGGTACAGCGACTACCTGGACGCGAGATAG
- a CDS encoding CatB-related O-acetyltransferase produces the protein MPVARHPDPDTLYPIAGYDKLVFLKNCITRANIRVGDFTYFDVTGDPGARAEDFETRNVLYHFDFIGDRLLIGAFCALGSGVRFLMNGANHELAPLSTYPFGIFTDGWEAAAPLCRTRGDTVVGNDVWIGYNATVMPGRTVGHGAIVGSGSLVAADVPPYAVVGGNPARLIRMRFPEEAVARLLAVAWWDWPAEKIARHLDRIAGTDLDALERAANEG, from the coding sequence ATGCCTGTCGCGCGCCATCCGGACCCCGATACCCTGTATCCCATCGCAGGCTACGACAAGCTCGTTTTCCTCAAGAACTGCATCACGCGCGCCAACATCCGCGTGGGCGACTTCACCTATTTCGACGTCACCGGCGACCCCGGCGCCCGGGCCGAGGACTTCGAGACCCGAAACGTCCTGTACCACTTCGATTTCATCGGGGACCGGCTCCTCATCGGCGCGTTTTGCGCCCTGGGCAGCGGGGTGCGCTTCCTCATGAACGGGGCCAACCACGAGCTCGCCCCCCTTTCCACCTATCCCTTCGGCATCTTCACCGACGGCTGGGAGGCCGCCGCGCCGCTGTGCCGGACCCGGGGCGACACCGTGGTCGGCAACGACGTCTGGATCGGCTACAACGCCACCGTCATGCCCGGGCGCACCGTCGGCCACGGCGCCATCGTCGGCTCCGGGAGCCTGGTGGCCGCCGACGTGCCGCCCTACGCCGTCGTCGGCGGCAACCCGGCCCGGCTGATTCGCATGCGCTTTCCCGAGGAGGCCGTGGCCCGGCTTTTGGCCGTGGCCTGGTGGGACTGGCCGGCGGAGAAAATCGCCCGGCACCTCGACCGCATCGCCGGAACGGACCTCGACGCCCTGGAACGGGCCGCGAACGAAGGCTGA
- the der gene encoding ribosome biogenesis GTPase Der, with amino-acid sequence MPPIVAIVGRPNVGKSTLFNRLTRRRKAITHDRPGVTRDRLEATAELDGRVVTLVDTGGMDFDAPEGLDRQIVVQAEIALTMADVVLFLVDGKAGRTALDDEMAERLRRVGKPVIVAVNKVDGEERIAPLTGDFHSWGLPLMPISAAHGHGLGDLAEALAAALPERQDAPEAEHLEAGLRLAVLGRPNAGKSSLVNALLGEDRVIVSEVAGTTRDSVDTELKRGGKRYVFVDTAGVRKRTRITDDLERDSVGRALGSAKRANVAVVVIDATGGVGVQDKRLISYLDKERTPFLIAVNKIDLIAQKDMIALRKDIAEELRMCSHVPVLYIAAAKGKGVAKILPMAEAIWKECQIRVGTGALNRAMREVLDKHQPPLVNGRRAKFYYLTQASEAPPTFVFFVSDTERVRDSYLKYLENGLRKLFGITMAPVKVVCRDSHKPKE; translated from the coding sequence ATGCCCCCCATCGTGGCCATCGTCGGACGCCCCAACGTAGGCAAGTCCACCCTGTTCAATCGCCTGACCCGGCGCCGCAAGGCCATCACCCACGACCGTCCGGGGGTGACCCGCGATCGCCTGGAGGCCACGGCGGAACTCGACGGCCGGGTCGTCACCCTGGTCGACACCGGCGGCATGGATTTCGACGCGCCCGAGGGCCTCGACCGCCAGATCGTGGTCCAGGCCGAGATCGCCCTGACCATGGCCGACGTGGTGCTGTTTCTCGTGGACGGCAAGGCCGGCCGCACGGCGCTCGACGACGAGATGGCCGAACGGCTGCGCCGGGTGGGCAAGCCGGTCATCGTGGCCGTCAACAAGGTCGACGGCGAGGAGCGCATCGCGCCCCTGACCGGCGATTTCCATTCCTGGGGCCTTCCCCTGATGCCGATCTCCGCCGCCCACGGCCACGGCCTGGGCGACCTGGCCGAGGCGCTGGCCGCCGCCCTGCCCGAGCGGCAGGACGCCCCCGAGGCCGAGCACCTGGAGGCCGGCCTGCGCCTGGCCGTGCTCGGCCGGCCCAACGCCGGCAAGTCCTCGCTGGTCAACGCGCTTCTCGGCGAGGACCGGGTCATCGTCAGCGAGGTGGCCGGCACCACCCGCGACTCGGTGGACACGGAGCTCAAGCGGGGGGGCAAGCGTTACGTCTTCGTGGACACGGCCGGCGTGCGCAAGCGCACCCGCATCACCGACGACCTGGAACGCGACAGCGTGGGCCGGGCGCTCGGCAGCGCCAAGCGGGCCAACGTGGCCGTGGTGGTCATCGACGCCACGGGCGGGGTCGGCGTCCAGGACAAGCGGCTGATTTCCTATCTGGACAAGGAGCGCACGCCGTTTCTGATCGCGGTCAACAAGATCGACCTCATCGCCCAGAAGGACATGATCGCCCTGCGCAAGGACATCGCCGAGGAGCTGCGCATGTGTTCCCACGTGCCGGTGCTCTACATCGCGGCGGCCAAGGGCAAGGGCGTGGCCAAGATCCTGCCCATGGCCGAGGCGATCTGGAAGGAGTGCCAGATCCGGGTGGGCACCGGGGCGCTCAACCGGGCCATGCGCGAGGTGCTGGACAAGCACCAGCCGCCCCTGGTCAACGGCCGCCGGGCCAAGTTCTACTACCTGACCCAGGCCAGCGAAGCCCCGCCGACCTTCGTCTTTTTCGTCAGCGACACGGAGCGCGTGCGCGATTCCTACCTGAAATACCTGGAAAACGGCCTGCGCAAGCTTTTCGGCATCACCATGGCCCCGGTCAAGGTCGTCTGCCGCGACAGCCACAAGCCCAAGGAATAG
- the mtnA gene encoding S-methyl-5-thioribose-1-phosphate isomerase, whose amino-acid sequence MTDHIAFCADRQALLLLDQRFLPDREESFVCRNTADTIYALQTMVVRGAPAIGVTAAYGCYLAAREAGEAGDGWKDRLEGLLADLEQARPTAVNLRWAVSRMREKWRALGDATREALLSAWFGEAQDMHAEDIEINKAMGKNGAALIADGDAVMTHCNAGALATAGYGTALGVIRAAFEQGKRITVIANETRPFLQGARLTAYELAKEGIPVTVACDNAVGHLMKKGMVQKVVVGADRIAANGDAANKIGTYTVALAAKAHGVPFYVAAPASTFDLTLATGELIPIEDRTPREVTHVGEHRITPENVPVFNFAFDVTPAALIAGIITEKGVLTAPYGDSIRAAIGGK is encoded by the coding sequence ATGACCGACCACATCGCCTTTTGCGCCGACAGGCAGGCCCTGCTGCTCCTGGACCAACGCTTCCTCCCCGACCGCGAGGAATCCTTCGTTTGCCGCAACACCGCCGACACCATCTACGCCCTCCAGACCATGGTGGTGCGCGGCGCGCCGGCCATCGGCGTCACCGCCGCCTACGGCTGCTACCTGGCCGCTCGCGAGGCCGGCGAGGCCGGCGACGGCTGGAAGGACAGGCTCGAAGGCCTGCTGGCCGACCTGGAACAGGCCCGGCCCACGGCCGTCAACCTGCGCTGGGCCGTTTCCCGCATGCGGGAGAAATGGCGGGCCCTGGGCGACGCGACCCGCGAGGCCCTGCTTTCGGCCTGGTTCGGCGAGGCCCAGGACATGCACGCCGAGGACATCGAGATCAACAAGGCCATGGGCAAAAACGGCGCGGCGCTCATTGCCGACGGCGACGCGGTCATGACCCACTGCAATGCCGGCGCCCTGGCCACGGCCGGCTACGGCACGGCCCTGGGCGTCATCCGCGCCGCCTTCGAGCAGGGCAAGCGCATCACGGTCATCGCCAACGAGACCAGGCCCTTTCTCCAGGGCGCGCGGCTCACCGCCTACGAACTGGCCAAGGAAGGCATCCCGGTCACGGTCGCCTGCGACAACGCCGTCGGGCACCTCATGAAAAAGGGCATGGTGCAAAAGGTGGTCGTGGGCGCCGACCGCATCGCGGCCAACGGCGACGCGGCCAACAAGATCGGCACCTACACGGTGGCCCTGGCGGCCAAGGCCCACGGCGTGCCCTTCTACGTGGCCGCCCCGGCCTCGACCTTCGACCTGACCCTGGCCACGGGCGAGCTGATCCCCATCGAGGACCGCACGCCGCGCGAAGTCACCCACGTGGGCGAACACCGCATCACCCCGGAAAACGTGCCGGTTTTCAATTTCGCCTTCGACGTCACCCCCGCCGCGCTCATCGCCGGCATCATCACGGAAAAGGGCGTGCTCACCGCGCCCTATGGCGATTCCATCCGGGCCGCCATCGGCGGCAAATAA
- a CDS encoding sulfide-dependent adenosine diphosphate thiazole synthase produces MPLDERVITEAIVDEYFAKFKSSLDLDVAIVGGGPSGLTAARLLAADGFNVALFERKLSLGGGMWGGGMTYNVIVVQEESVHLLTDVGVPVKRYKDNYFTADAVAATTTLASAACLAGAKVFNCMSVEDVVLREQAGQKRVTGIVINSSPVEIAGLHVDPVVLGCAYLVEATGHAVEVLNTLVRKNDIKLATPSGGIEGEQSMWAEVAEANTVKNTREIFPGLYVAGMAANASFGSYRMGPIFGGMLLSGEKVAADIAAKLRG; encoded by the coding sequence ATGCCTCTGGACGAACGCGTCATCACCGAAGCCATTGTCGACGAGTATTTCGCCAAATTCAAATCGAGCCTGGACCTGGACGTGGCCATTGTCGGGGGCGGCCCTTCGGGGTTGACCGCCGCGCGGCTGCTGGCGGCCGACGGCTTCAACGTCGCCCTGTTCGAGCGCAAGCTGTCCCTGGGCGGCGGCATGTGGGGCGGCGGCATGACCTACAACGTCATCGTGGTGCAGGAGGAAAGCGTGCACCTGCTCACCGACGTCGGCGTGCCGGTTAAGCGCTACAAGGACAACTACTTCACCGCCGACGCCGTGGCCGCCACCACGACGCTCGCTTCCGCCGCCTGCCTGGCCGGGGCGAAAGTCTTCAACTGCATGAGCGTCGAGGACGTGGTGCTGCGGGAACAGGCCGGCCAGAAGCGCGTCACCGGCATCGTCATCAACTCCTCGCCCGTGGAGATCGCCGGCCTGCACGTGGACCCGGTGGTGCTCGGCTGCGCCTACCTTGTCGAGGCCACGGGCCATGCCGTGGAAGTGCTCAATACCCTCGTGCGCAAAAACGACATCAAGCTGGCCACCCCCTCCGGCGGCATCGAGGGCGAGCAGTCCATGTGGGCCGAGGTGGCCGAGGCCAATACCGTCAAAAACACCCGGGAGATCTTCCCCGGGCTCTACGTGGCCGGCATGGCCGCCAACGCCAGCTTCGGCTCCTACCGCATGGGGCCGATCTTCGGCGGCATGCTGCTGTCGGGCGAGAAGGTGGCGGCGGATATCGCCGCGAAATTGCGCGGATAA